The proteins below are encoded in one region of Pseudomonadota bacterium:
- a CDS encoding GNAT family N-acetyltransferase — protein MPLKIRKAKDDDFEGIWEIFHHIVNEGTSFIYKDDTTREKAHKLWMEETTPFVAVLEGKIVGFYLIRQNKVGRGSHVCNAAYMVHHDYRKQNIGQALCEHSLNEARKQGYKAMQFNIVVSTNHKAVALWMKMGFEVVGTIPQAFDHKELGLVDAYIMHRFL, from the coding sequence ATGCCGTTGAAAATAAGAAAAGCTAAAGATGATGATTTTGAAGGGATATGGGAGATATTCCATCATATAGTCAATGAAGGAACAAGTTTTATTTATAAAGATGATACGACACGTGAAAAAGCCCATAAGCTATGGATGGAGGAAACTACTCCGTTCGTTGCCGTTTTAGAAGGTAAAATAGTAGGTTTTTACCTAATCAGGCAAAATAAGGTGGGGCGTGGTTCGCATGTCTGTAATGCTGCGTATATGGTGCATCACGACTACCGCAAACAAAATATAGGGCAAGCATTGTGTGAGCATTCTTTAAATGAAGCCCGAAAACAGGGCTATAAAGCCATGCAGTTCAATATCGTAGTAAGTACCAACCATAAAGCCGTAGCATTATGGATGAAAATGGGCTTCGAGGTAGTGGGAACTATCCCTCAGGCGTTCGACCATAAAGAACTTGGGCTTGTTGATGCGTATATAATGCACAGATTTCTTTAG
- the hisC gene encoding histidinol-phosphate transaminase, with product MTLKPKESILKIQPYKGGLSKSKNEAKTIKLSSNETPLGASPKAIEAYKNEAGKLFRYPDGGATILREAIGQVYGLNPDRIVCGAGSDEIISFLCLAYAGAGDEVIYTEHGFLMYRIYSLTVGATPISVPETDLKTSVDNILNAVTDKTKIVFIANPNNPTGSYISGGEVKRLRQNLRDDILLVLDGAYAEYVEKDDYTAGEDIVDLGENTVMTRTFSKIYGLAALRIGWAYCPESVADVLNRTRGPFNVSSAAISAATAAVKDVEFTKKTKDFNNAQLENMALELNNIGLESVPSVGNFILVDFKNAQKANYAFEFLMEQGIIVRPVVNYGLDQFLRITIGLEDENKAVINALTQFMND from the coding sequence ATGACATTAAAACCAAAAGAATCCATATTGAAAATACAGCCATATAAGGGCGGTCTGTCAAAATCGAAGAATGAAGCTAAAACAATCAAGCTTTCATCTAACGAAACACCACTTGGTGCAAGCCCCAAAGCCATAGAAGCATATAAGAACGAAGCCGGAAAATTATTCAGATATCCCGATGGCGGTGCAACAATATTGCGTGAAGCTATCGGGCAAGTATATGGGTTGAACCCCGACCGCATAGTTTGCGGTGCAGGTTCCGATGAGATTATATCGTTCCTTTGCCTTGCATATGCAGGAGCAGGTGACGAGGTTATCTATACCGAACATGGCTTCCTTATGTACAGGATATACAGCCTGACAGTAGGTGCAACACCGATTAGCGTTCCTGAAACGGATTTAAAAACATCTGTAGATAATATCTTAAATGCCGTTACCGATAAAACAAAAATAGTATTCATCGCTAACCCTAATAACCCGACAGGCAGCTATATATCGGGCGGGGAGGTAAAACGCCTGCGTCAGAATTTACGGGACGATATATTGCTTGTATTAGACGGTGCTTATGCTGAATATGTTGAAAAAGACGATTATACGGCAGGTGAGGATATTGTGGATTTGGGTGAAAATACCGTTATGACCCGTACCTTCTCAAAAATATACGGTCTGGCGGCACTGCGTATAGGCTGGGCATATTGCCCTGAATCGGTTGCCGATGTGCTAAACAGAACAAGAGGTCCTTTTAACGTATCGTCAGCCGCTATAAGTGCGGCAACCGCAGCCGTAAAAGACGTGGAGTTCACTAAAAAAACAAAGGATTTCAATAATGCCCAACTTGAGAATATGGCATTAGAACTAAACAATATAGGGCTTGAATCAGTCCCAAGCGTGGGTAATTTTATTCTGGTTGATTTTAAAAATGCACAAAAAGCAAATTATGCATTTGAATTTTTGATGGAACAAGGTATCATCGTACGTCCGGTAGTTAATTACGGACTTGATCAATTCCTGAGAATCACTATAGGTCTGGAAGATGAGAATAAAGCCGTAATAAACGCTTTGACTCAATTTATGAATGATTAG
- the hemF gene encoding oxygen-dependent coproporphyrinogen oxidase, whose amino-acid sequence MEEKKSRAAAWFEGLRDSICSEFEKIEDELTDSDKPVGRFERKNWEREGGGGGQMSIMRGRVFEKVGVNISTVFGKFSDEFAKQIPGAEENPEFFATGISLVAHMHSPLVPAVHFNTRFIVTSKSWFGGGGDLNPMYEVEEDTKDFHAAFKKACDKHDPEYYPKFKKWCDEYFFIKHRNESRGVGGIFYDYLDSGNWENDFDFTQDVGKAFLDIYPKIVRRNMLEEWNQEQREHQLFKRGRYAEFNLVYDRGTKFGLMTGGNTEAILMSLPPVAKWN is encoded by the coding sequence GAGAAAAAGAGCAGGGCTGCCGCATGGTTTGAAGGACTAAGGGATAGTATTTGCTCTGAATTTGAAAAAATCGAAGACGAATTGACCGATTCTGATAAGCCCGTTGGAAGGTTTGAGCGTAAGAACTGGGAAAGAGAAGGCGGTGGCGGCGGTCAGATGTCTATTATGCGAGGGCGTGTTTTTGAAAAAGTAGGCGTGAATATCTCAACTGTTTTCGGAAAATTCAGTGATGAGTTTGCGAAGCAAATTCCCGGAGCGGAAGAAAACCCTGAATTCTTTGCAACAGGCATATCGCTGGTAGCACATATGCATTCCCCGTTAGTTCCTGCCGTACATTTTAACACCAGATTCATTGTAACGTCAAAAAGCTGGTTCGGAGGAGGTGGTGACTTGAATCCTATGTATGAAGTAGAGGAAGACACAAAAGATTTTCATGCAGCTTTCAAAAAAGCATGTGATAAGCATGACCCCGAATATTACCCTAAATTCAAAAAATGGTGTGATGAATATTTCTTTATAAAGCATAGGAACGAATCACGTGGAGTAGGCGGTATATTCTATGATTATTTAGATAGCGGTAATTGGGAAAATGATTTTGATTTTACACAAGATGTGGGTAAGGCTTTCCTTGATATCTACCCGAAAATTGTGCGTCGCAACATGCTTGAGGAGTGGAATCAAGAGCAAAGAGAACATCAGCTATTCAAACGAGGGCGTTATGCCGAGTTCAATCTTGTATATGACAGAGGGACAAAGTTCGGTCTTATGACGGGCGGCAATACCGAAGCTATTTTGATGTCATTACCACCTGTGGCAAAGTGGAATTAG
- a CDS encoding DUF2852 domain-containing protein — MEYIDELLVAIDEQVSYILVGSIFTFVALFIFRKIISMFLFVVFGLILFAVVKLTVLQPSTTGDTAEGVIKKKMNSVQEAIDESIEGVKNIKESMQEKVDGAKETRNKIDKTLDKFKEKEKSEFDKFMQELEKEKKKSDFDVFMQELEKE; from the coding sequence ATGGAATATATTGATGAGTTATTAGTAGCGATAGATGAGCAGGTTTCATATATACTTGTCGGTTCTATATTTACGTTTGTAGCACTGTTTATATTCAGAAAAATTATATCAATGTTCTTGTTCGTTGTGTTCGGACTAATCTTATTTGCCGTTGTAAAACTTACCGTATTGCAACCAAGTACAACCGGAGATACTGCCGAGGGTGTTATAAAAAAGAAGATGAATAGTGTACAAGAAGCTATAGACGAATCTATAGAAGGTGTGAAAAACATAAAAGAATCTATGCAAGAAAAAGTAGACGGTGCTAAAGAAACCAGAAACAAAATAGATAAAACCCTTGATAAGTTCAAAGAAAAAGAAAAATCCGAATTTGATAAATTTATGCAGGAACTGGAAAAAGAAAAGAAAAAATCGGATTTTGACGTATTTATGCAGGAACTGGAAAAAGAATGA